AGTGCCCGGAGATGCAACCATTCAAGGCCAAGGCTCGGCTGGGACACAGTCCGCCGGGCTGCAATTGCCCCTGGAGATGACCAACCGATATGGTAAAAAAATATACATGGAAACCGATCTTGTCAACGCCCGCGAGGCGAGGCCTTCCCGCGTGCTCGCGGGGGTAGTCCCTGGGCGCGTTCCACACGCGGCTTTCGCTTGAGGCGAAGGAGCAGTTTTTTGATTCGATCAAGCCGTCTCCTGGCGCACACTCTGTCCGGCAGGTGCGCGAAGCCGCTGGCCCTCGTTATCGCCCCCGGCAAGCTACACACGCTGATGGATGAACACCCGGAGATAACGCCGGAGGTTGTCAAACAAATCCCGAGTGCTCTTGCCGATCCCATCATGATTTTTGACAGCGCAACGCAGGCCGGGCGGCTTGTCGTGATGCTTGACCTCAAGGGCGAGGACGGCAGCACAGTGATGGTCCCCATAGAGCTTGACGTCGTAAAGGACCACCACCGCGTCAACGTGTTGACATCCGTGTATGGGAACAGGCCGGGTTGGTTTTTAGGACAGATTGAGGCCGGGAATCTCCGGTATCAGGACAAGAAAAAGAGCCGTTCATGGGCGAACCAGCACAGGCTGCAATTGCCTCCGGGGGCTCCACTCAACGGCTCGGGTAAAAAATATACTTTGAGAGCGACCTTGTCAATCTGCGTCAGCGGGATGAATCGCTGTACCAGGGGGCTAAGGGCGCAACGCAAATTCGATCTGACGGATACATCGTCAACCTGTTCGAGAACGCGGATGCCTCCACACCGTTCCACGAAATGGCGCACGTCTTTTTTGAAGAAATGGGCAGATTTGTGGATGGGGGGTACGCGACCAAGGCTCGGCAAGATGATTATCTTGCCGCCCGCAAGTGGCTTTCTGATCTCGATAGTGACGAAGCCCTGACCAAGGCGTATAGCAAGCACGTCCAGTCACATTTTGACGGCAGGG
The DNA window shown above is from Paucidesulfovibrio gracilis DSM 16080 and carries:
- a CDS encoding MuF-C-terminal domain-containing protein, with amino-acid sequence MIRSSRLLAHTLSGRCAKPLALVIAPGKLHTLMDEHPEITPEVVKQIPSALADPIMIFDSATQAGRLVVMLDLKGEDGSTVMVPIELDVVKDHHRVNVLTSVYGNRPGWFLGQIEAGNLRYQDKKKSRSWANQHRLQLPPGAPLNGSGKKYTLRATLSICVSGMNRCTRGLRAQRKFDLTDTSSTCSRTRMPPHRSTKWRTSFLKKWADLWMGGTRPRLGKMIILPPASGFLISIVTKP